The Pyrenophora tritici-repentis strain M4 chromosome 10, whole genome shotgun sequence genome contains a region encoding:
- a CDS encoding TolA, Membrane protein involved in colicin uptake encodes MAAIDKALAAIESGELGDKIVYQQYADKYNVSRSALSRRHRGVSRSRADYTADKQSLAPHQELELVRYITKLTKQGLPPTREMIRNFSSEVAHQQLSESWVTRFINRHEIHLISKWTSAMDRTRHLADSESKYRLYFELLHEKIAQYHLEARDIYNMDEKGFLIGLVGRSKRIFSRRQWEKKEVRASLQDGSREFLTVLACCCADGSSLPPALIYAAKKGAIRSSWVEDIKAGEHKVFISSSPTGWSNDDVGLAWLEQVFDRYTKQRSGRWRLLILDGHGSHVTMEFIDYCDRHRILLIILPPHSTHTLQPLDVVLFKPLSQAYSNELTNHLHKAQGLAPIKKGDFFPLFWSAWISSFTESLILKAFEATGIWPMDANVILRRFASTPEAERSSSSGLSDHDWRKLDRLVRAAVTDSHQYKARKLRSSVHHLSVQNELLNHKVDGLEEALQHKKKHKKKGKALDLQQRQEYHGGSVFWSPRKLREARAREAVRERDETEEKLQKAQAKKQRKEAQLQRQVELEQRRVERQRLKEAKELERAEKAAERARKVEAQHQKKTIQQAQQRKRKASQVTLSSNKRQKRASAAHAGDQARDGPSAALPKVTLRGRNVSLPQKYR; translated from the coding sequence ATGGCAGCTATTGACAAAGCGTTAGCAGCAATCGAATCGGGAGAGCTTGGAGATAAAATTGTATACCAGCAATATGCTGATAAGTACAACGTATCAAGGAGTGCGTTGAGCCGAAGACACCGAGGCGTTTCACGCTCGAGAGCCGACTATACAGCCGACAAACAATCCCTCGCGCCACAtcaagagctagagcttgtaCGGTATATCACTAAGCTTACCAAGCAAGGCCTACCCCCTACAAGGGAGATGATtaggaatttctcatcagaagtagcccatcagcagctcagcgagagctgggttactcgcttcatcaaccgacacgagatccatcttatctcaaagtggaccagcgccatggatcgtacgcgccacctggctgattctgagtcaaagtatagactctacttcgagctgctgcatgAAAAGATCGCCCAATAccacctagaggctcgagatatatacaatatggatgagaagggcttcttgaTTGGCTTAGTAGGCAGAAGCaagaggatattcagcaggcgtcagtgggagaagaaggaggttcgagcatctctccaggatggatcacgcgagtttctgacagtcctggcctgctgctgcgctgatgggagctcgctgcctccagcccttatctacgcagctaagAAAGGAGCTATACGATCAAGTTGGGTAGAGGATATTAAGGCAGGAGAGCATAAGGTCTTtatctcatcatctccaacaggctggtcaaacgatgacgtaggcctagcttggcttgagcaggtgtttgatcgctatacaaagcagcgatcagggagatggcgattgctcatccttgatggccatggatctcatgtcacgatggagtttatcGACTACTGTGATCGCCACAGGATCCTCCTCATaatccttcctccccattcaacccacacgctccagccgctcgATGTggtgctgttcaagccactctctcaggcctactccaacgagctcactaaccatctccataaggctcaaggcctcgctccaatcaagaaaggggactttttcccactcttctggagcgcctggatatcctccttcacgGAGAGTctcatattgaaggccttcgaagccactgggatctggccAATGGACGCCAACGTTATCCTCCGTAGATTTGccagcacgccagaagctgagagaagctcatcatcagggctctctgatcatgatTGGAGAAAGCTTGATCGATTAGTTCGAGCTGCTGTCActgatagccatcagtataaggcaagaaagctacgctcaagcgttcaccatctctctgttCAGAATGAGCTTTTAAACCATAAAGTAGATGGTTTAGAagaggctcttcaacataaaaagaagcataagaagaagggcaaagctcttgaccttcaacagcgccaggagtatcacggtggctctgtcttctggtctcctcgcaagttgcgtgaggctcgagctagagaagcagtacgggagcgagatgagacggaggagaaactccaaaaagcacaggccaagaagcagcgtaAGGAGGCTCAGCTGCAGCGTCAAGTTGAGCTCGAGCagaggcgtgtggagaggcagaggctcAAGGAAGCGAaggagcttgagcgagctgagaaagcagctgaacgcgcgcgcaaagttgaagctcaacaccagaaaaaaactatccaacaagctcaacaacgcaagcgTAAAGCCTCACAAGTAACCTTATCAAGtaacaagcgtcaaaaacgcgctAGCGCTGCTCACGCTGGTGATCAAGCTCGAGATGGGCCATCTGCTGCTCTACCTAAAGTCACATTACGTGGTCGCAACGTCAGCCTCCCGCaaaaatatagatag